GTGGGTGTGACCCCGGCGTGTTGGAGGTCGTCGAGCGCAGCGGCGAGGCGCTCGATCGCCTCTCCCGTGGTGGGCTCGCACACCGTCTCCATGCCCCCGAGAGTACGCCGGGGGTGTGACAGCCAGACCGCCCGCAAACCGTTGCACCACAAGGCTTTCGGGTGCCTCCCACCCGCCCCCCGGGACCCGTCACACGACCCTCGCGACCTTTGAGCACTTGAGCGCCACATGCGGCGCCAACCGCTCAAAGCTCGCGGTGGTCGGGGAGGTCAGGCGTCAGCGGCGGCGGTCGAGGTGGAGGACGCGGGCGTCGACCGGGGGAGGGGGGCGGAAGGCGCGGCGCGGGACCCGTCGGCCGAGCTCGGCGTCGAAGGCGCGACCCCACCGGTGCACACCCGGGGCCGACGGCGACGCCCAGCGCCGGGCCGCCTGGTCCTGCAGGACGACCCGGGCCGAGACCATGCGGCTCCCGGGCTGGAGGAGGCGGCGCAGGAGGGCGGAGGTGACGGCGAAGGGTGGGTTGCCCACCACGTGGTACGGACGGCGGGGCAGGCGCAGGTCCCGGGCGTCGGCCCGGACCACGACGACGTCGTCGCCGAACCGGTCGCGCAGCTGCCGGGCGCGCCCGGGGTGCGCCTCGACGGCGACGACGCGGGCGCCCACGGCCAGCAGGGGCACGGTGATGGCGCCCGTGCCGGCGCCGACGTCGAGGACGAGCGCCCCGGGCCCGATCGGCGACGAGGCGACGAGCCGCGCCGCCTCCCGCTCAGCGAGCTGGTGCCACCCCCACCTCCGAGCGGGGTCCACGGAGGCGCGCGGTCATCAC
Above is a window of Iamia majanohamensis DNA encoding:
- a CDS encoding rRNA adenine N-6-methyltransferase family protein, which encodes MDPARRWGWHQLAEREAARLVASSPIGPGALVLDVGAGTGAITVPLLAVGARVVAVEAHPGRARQLRDRFGDDVVVVRADARDLRLPRRPYHVVGNPPFAVTSALLRRLLQPGSRMVSARVVLQDQAARRWASPSAPGVHRWGRAFDAELGRRVPRRAFRPPPPVDARVLHLDRRR